A portion of the Legionella antarctica genome contains these proteins:
- the istA gene encoding IS21 family transposase has product MRIKTMAEIREVLYQHKKGMTQRNIEKSLSVSRMSIRKYVSMAKDLGYQEDISNDELEVIALQIHNKIVNTTANNRPNKSEKELEAHHEKIASLLTEKWITHMQIHRILSDNGLVSSRRSLSRYIERHFPSLPKATVHLLTKPGHEAQVDYAFVGFINNKKTYAFIMTLSHSRYRYVEFVHSQNQQSWAQSHINAFHFFGGVPNCILLDNLKSGIIKAHIYDPTVNETYAELSRFYDFIADPAKARTPEHKGKVERSVQLVKEQVIAGITYDDLASMNAFARDWCANKVSHVICSTTGEKPIDVFKNEEFNLLNPLPAGAFDMPIWMDAQVHRDHHFVVAGNFYSVPTIHIGTKVKIRVGLKTVQAYVNHALIKTHIRNYGRGQWETDPNDYHNSAKYYLENTAGVCIEAAKAIGQATEEMVTKVLAEGSRTSLRKAQAIIRLVEEYGNERLENACLRAILFDNYTHQSLKKILTEGLDKKDTRTFSTKRSANHENFAYIRAASDYSSTMEAHYE; this is encoded by the coding sequence ATGAGGATTAAAACAATGGCAGAAATTAGAGAGGTGCTATATCAGCACAAAAAAGGGATGACTCAACGCAATATTGAAAAGTCTCTAAGCGTTTCACGAATGAGCATACGCAAGTACGTTTCAATGGCCAAGGATTTGGGTTATCAGGAGGATATTTCCAATGATGAGCTCGAAGTTATCGCTTTGCAGATACATAATAAAATCGTTAATACTACAGCCAACAACAGACCCAATAAATCAGAAAAAGAACTTGAGGCGCATCACGAAAAAATAGCATCACTCCTCACTGAGAAGTGGATTACCCATATGCAGATACACCGAATTTTAAGCGATAATGGTCTTGTTAGCAGTCGAAGAAGTCTTAGTCGTTATATTGAACGTCATTTCCCCTCGTTGCCTAAGGCTACGGTACATTTGTTAACAAAGCCTGGGCATGAAGCACAAGTTGACTATGCGTTTGTTGGGTTTATCAATAATAAAAAAACATACGCTTTTATTATGACGTTATCACATAGTCGGTATCGATATGTTGAGTTTGTACATTCTCAAAATCAGCAATCATGGGCGCAAAGCCATATCAATGCCTTTCATTTTTTTGGAGGCGTGCCCAACTGCATTCTTTTAGACAATTTGAAATCGGGAATTATTAAAGCACATATTTATGATCCAACGGTCAATGAAACCTATGCAGAGTTATCTCGCTTTTATGACTTTATAGCCGATCCGGCGAAGGCTCGAACGCCCGAGCACAAGGGGAAGGTTGAGCGTAGTGTTCAATTGGTAAAAGAACAGGTTATCGCGGGGATAACCTATGATGATTTGGCCTCGATGAACGCCTTTGCACGTGATTGGTGCGCTAATAAGGTATCGCACGTCATCTGCAGTACCACTGGTGAAAAGCCAATTGACGTATTTAAAAATGAAGAATTTAATTTATTAAACCCACTGCCAGCAGGCGCTTTTGATATGCCCATTTGGATGGATGCTCAAGTTCATCGTGACCATCATTTTGTTGTTGCTGGTAATTTTTATTCTGTGCCAACGATACATATCGGGACAAAGGTTAAAATTAGAGTTGGCTTGAAGACCGTTCAGGCCTATGTGAATCATGCTTTGATTAAGACCCATATTCGTAACTACGGGCGTGGACAGTGGGAAACGGATCCCAATGACTACCATAATTCTGCAAAGTATTACTTAGAAAATACTGCTGGCGTTTGTATTGAAGCGGCCAAAGCAATTGGTCAGGCAACGGAGGAAATGGTCACAAAGGTACTGGCTGAAGGCTCTAGAACGAGCTTAAGAAAAGCCCAGGCTATCATCCGCTTGGTTGAGGAATACGGTAATGAGCGCCTTGAAAATGCATGTTTACGCGCGATTTTATTTGATAATTATACTCATCAATCATTGAAAAAAATCCTCACGGAAGGCCTGGATAAAAAAGACACGAGAACATTCTCCACTAAGCGCTCGGCCAATCATGAGAACTTTGCCTATATTCGCGCAGCAAGTGATTACAGCTCAACGATGGAGGCTCATTATGAGTGA
- a CDS encoding ATP-binding protein, giving the protein MSDINMLELAKKLRLTGIPDTLLARVEQARAASLSYEELLSMLFQDEDEARQQKLLAGRVRQARFEEPQCFENFELARYSTQVTQAIRTLMTGKFIKEKNHVIIMGPVGTGKTHLAQALGLMACQRHKKVCFIRANELLNQFHQARADETWTALFKRYSRYDVLILDDFGLKALSPEQSTDLYDLIGV; this is encoded by the coding sequence ATGAGTGATATCAATATGTTAGAGCTTGCAAAAAAACTACGTTTGACAGGGATCCCAGACACACTGCTAGCAAGAGTAGAACAGGCTCGCGCAGCGTCCCTCTCTTATGAAGAGTTGCTCTCAATGTTGTTTCAGGATGAGGATGAGGCTCGTCAACAAAAATTGCTTGCTGGGCGTGTAAGGCAAGCTCGATTTGAGGAGCCTCAGTGTTTTGAAAATTTTGAACTGGCTCGATATTCAACACAAGTCACACAAGCCATCCGCACCCTGATGACAGGGAAGTTTATCAAAGAAAAAAACCATGTCATCATCATGGGACCTGTTGGCACCGGAAAGACTCACCTGGCTCAAGCCCTGGGTCTAATGGCATGTCAACGACATAAAAAAGTCTGCTTTATAAGAGCGAATGAACTGTTAAATCAGTTCCACCAAGCAAGAGCGGATGAAACATGGACTGCGCTTTTTAAACGTTACTCACGATACGATGTGCTTATTTTAGATGACTTCGGGCTGAAAGCATTATCGCCAGAACAGTCCACTGATCTGTATGATTTAATAGGGGTTTAG
- a CDS encoding type II toxin-antitoxin system HicB family antitoxin yields MLNYKGYLGHVEFDDENELFVGEVINTKDVITFQADTAHGLKQAFVESIDDYIDFCHERNEKPEKPFSGKFNLRISPELHREAYVAAKHSGMSLNSWVCDVLKHAV; encoded by the coding sequence ATGTTAAATTATAAAGGTTATCTTGGTCATGTAGAGTTTGATGATGAAAATGAACTCTTTGTTGGCGAAGTCATTAATACCAAAGATGTCATTACGTTCCAGGCTGATACAGCGCATGGGCTAAAACAGGCATTTGTTGAGTCAATAGATGATTATATTGACTTTTGTCATGAGCGAAATGAAAAACCAGAAAAACCGTTTTCAGGGAAATTCAATCTGAGAATTTCTCCAGAGCTCCATCGTGAGGCCTATGTAGCAGCCAAACATTCTGGCATGAGCCTAAACTCATGGGTGTGTGATGTGTTGAAGCATGCTGTTTAA
- a CDS encoding type II toxin-antitoxin system HicA family toxin yields the protein MKAKHKKVLHSIFETPVNASIIWKDIESLLVSLGAELSEGRGSRVRIALNGVRAVFHRPHPKKEADKGAVVSMRRLLKEAGVEPC from the coding sequence ATGAAAGCTAAACATAAAAAAGTGCTGCACAGCATATTTGAAACGCCAGTGAATGCCAGCATTATCTGGAAGGATATCGAGTCGTTGCTTGTTAGCTTGGGCGCTGAATTATCCGAGGGGCGCGGATCACGAGTACGTATAGCGCTGAATGGTGTTCGGGCTGTTTTTCATCGACCTCATCCTAAAAAAGAGGCCGATAAGGGAGCAGTTGTTTCAATGAGGCGTTTACTGAAAGAAGCAGGAGTAGAGCCATGTTAA
- a CDS encoding Tn3 family transposase, translated as MHTTIEITEDQLAIDWTLTESDIQFINKTANQSIKFAALLCHLRAYGRFIGKDDTVPFIALSYLAKQLGQPLSVFPVFDKNSHSYIQQEKIRNYLGYTEFNEAAQLRLEEWLVILLRQETMDKKQLIALAINHLKASRVELPSSLVLGRLISQKVNKAVEGFHRSIAESLAPGKRKELYQLITPKHKEAYAQLAELRTSPQNANSEVMNKYLDYFDQIEQLGILDCNLSAIHPEVITELAQKGRYYDAAQLRDMASKLKQEAIIICFLHETAKTILDYLVYVYKRIFLDINRHATHEVTAEREKVSRRNKGKFKPASEFIKQAYSQASVGQLTLMEFVTQFNEDTMLETASACEAIDKLESSGVTDHIVNRFSYVRKFSKRFLNLKLGASVGLSSLMEALELLRQLHNGEIKKLPAVVPTDFLPKMWKDVVFDENGEIKAHHWEMGFYYVLKKKISAGDVYLSKSRNNRYFWDTVYGEQPWENEREQQYLKLALPNDFDTLLETLRGEYHRVATNASKSLPTNDFVTINEGKFCFTKEDALVIPPEVVKLRKLIQSRMPAIRIEKLLAEVAKMSGCMEGFTPFYAHTQPIKFPLKPLLAAILAHATNIGLFGMGTSAVGISIDALTNASHVYLRQDSIKEVNRRLINHLLTYPISAEMTDGSYSTSDGERYPIERKFFLSSYYPRYYGYYERAISIYTHVTKDGVFGTQVISTGEREASFVLTGLLENDTLLNPEFHSTDTHGFTEHLFALLYLNGFSFHPRLKDLAEQNIYKIDDAMSYGDLDEVFHGTVDIELIRKYWDQIVRIVASLKNGLAPAHVIIQKLANRTDNVSKAIRALGRIIKSIYILRYIADQDLRYTVHLHLNHGESRHHLAKKLFFLNRGAFKTSDYEEIMNKASCLSLVSNAVLVWNTHHIQQIVDELRAEGLDIPSEHLQKISALMFKHIQIYGTYHFEDI; from the coding sequence ATGCACACCACGATTGAGATTACGGAAGATCAGTTAGCTATTGACTGGACACTCACTGAAAGTGATATCCAGTTTATTAACAAAACCGCAAATCAAAGTATTAAATTTGCCGCTCTTCTTTGCCACTTAAGGGCTTATGGGCGATTTATTGGAAAAGACGATACAGTACCTTTTATCGCATTAAGTTATCTTGCCAAACAATTGGGGCAACCACTTTCAGTTTTTCCTGTATTTGATAAAAACTCACATAGTTATATTCAGCAAGAAAAAATTCGTAATTATCTTGGATATACTGAGTTTAACGAGGCCGCGCAACTTCGATTAGAGGAGTGGCTTGTGATTCTCTTACGCCAAGAAACCATGGACAAAAAACAACTGATTGCCCTGGCTATTAATCACTTAAAAGCGAGCCGCGTTGAGTTGCCTTCCTCCTTAGTATTAGGCCGCCTGATAAGCCAAAAAGTAAATAAAGCGGTTGAGGGATTTCATCGAAGTATTGCAGAAAGCTTAGCTCCTGGTAAACGAAAAGAATTGTATCAATTAATCACACCAAAACACAAAGAAGCCTATGCTCAATTAGCGGAACTTAGAACATCGCCTCAGAATGCCAATAGCGAGGTCATGAATAAGTACCTTGACTATTTTGACCAAATTGAACAGTTAGGGATTCTGGACTGCAATCTGTCAGCAATACACCCTGAGGTCATCACTGAACTGGCTCAAAAAGGTCGCTACTATGATGCCGCCCAGCTACGTGATATGGCTTCTAAATTAAAACAAGAAGCCATCATTATTTGTTTTTTGCATGAAACGGCTAAAACCATTCTTGATTACCTTGTTTATGTATATAAGCGAATATTTTTGGACATTAATCGACACGCTACCCATGAAGTAACCGCCGAGCGCGAGAAAGTATCCAGACGAAACAAAGGAAAATTTAAACCAGCTAGTGAGTTCATTAAACAGGCTTATTCCCAAGCATCAGTTGGGCAGTTAACCCTCATGGAATTTGTGACCCAGTTTAATGAAGACACGATGCTTGAAACAGCCAGTGCCTGTGAGGCCATCGATAAGCTGGAGTCCTCTGGAGTTACCGATCATATCGTTAACCGATTTTCTTATGTCAGGAAATTTTCAAAACGATTTTTAAACTTAAAGCTTGGCGCAAGTGTTGGGTTAAGTTCATTAATGGAGGCCCTTGAGCTTCTTCGTCAACTTCACAATGGCGAAATTAAAAAACTTCCTGCTGTTGTGCCAACAGACTTTCTGCCAAAAATGTGGAAGGATGTGGTGTTTGATGAGAATGGGGAAATCAAAGCCCATCACTGGGAAATGGGTTTTTATTACGTCCTCAAGAAAAAAATCAGCGCGGGTGATGTTTATCTTTCAAAAAGTCGTAATAATCGTTATTTTTGGGACACGGTTTATGGTGAGCAGCCCTGGGAAAACGAGCGAGAACAACAGTACCTTAAGCTTGCGCTACCCAATGATTTTGATACACTTCTGGAGACACTACGGGGGGAATATCATCGAGTAGCCACAAATGCCAGTAAGAGTTTACCCACTAATGATTTTGTAACGATTAATGAGGGTAAATTTTGTTTCACCAAAGAGGATGCCCTGGTTATTCCACCTGAAGTGGTCAAATTACGTAAGTTAATACAGTCCAGGATGCCTGCCATTAGAATTGAGAAACTCTTGGCAGAAGTCGCCAAAATGTCAGGCTGCATGGAAGGATTTACTCCTTTTTATGCACACACGCAACCGATTAAATTTCCATTAAAGCCATTGCTTGCGGCAATCCTTGCGCATGCAACCAATATTGGGCTGTTTGGAATGGGAACCAGCGCTGTTGGCATCAGCATTGATGCGCTGACCAACGCATCTCATGTTTATCTACGACAAGACAGCATCAAAGAGGTTAATCGTCGATTAATTAATCATTTATTGACTTATCCAATCAGTGCGGAAATGACGGATGGCTCTTATTCAACCTCGGATGGTGAGCGTTACCCCATTGAGAGAAAGTTTTTTCTCTCCTCTTATTATCCAAGATACTACGGATATTATGAGCGTGCGATTTCTATCTATACGCACGTGACAAAAGATGGTGTCTTTGGTACGCAGGTTATTTCAACTGGTGAAAGAGAAGCCTCTTTTGTGCTCACGGGGTTATTAGAGAATGATACTCTGCTCAATCCTGAGTTTCATAGCACGGACACACATGGCTTTACTGAGCATCTCTTTGCTCTGCTCTATTTAAATGGGTTTTCTTTTCATCCAAGGCTTAAGGATTTAGCTGAGCAAAATATTTATAAAATTGATGATGCAATGAGCTATGGTGATTTGGATGAAGTGTTTCATGGTACAGTGGATATTGAACTTATTCGTAAATATTGGGATCAAATTGTCCGTATTGTCGCCTCATTAAAGAATGGCCTGGCTCCAGCCCATGTAATAATCCAGAAATTAGCCAATCGAACTGATAATGTATCCAAAGCAATAAGAGCTTTGGGACGTATCATTAAATCCATTTATATTTTACGTTATATTGCAGATCAAGATCTTCGTTATACAGTTCATTTACACCTCAATCATGGTGAGTCAAGACACCATCTGGCCAAAAAATTATTTTTTCTCAACAGAGGAGCCTTTAAAACCAGCGATTATGAGGAAATTATGAATAAGGCCAGCTGTTTAAGTTTGGTATCCAATGCTGTTTTAGTATGGAATACCCATCACATACAACAGATAGTTGACGAACTTCGAGCAGAAGGACTTGATATTCCAAGCGAGCACTTACAAAAAATATCCGCGCTAATGTTTAAGCACATTCAAATTTATGGCACCTATCATTTTGAGGATATTTAA
- a CDS encoding tyrosine-type recombinase/integrase produces MNHDDLLNEFRTALEKQDLSPASITSYLQGIKVFTTWVLDFYQQDVGLIEVTSNDLRAYREYISKVLRRKPATINHHIQVLKRFYAWALQAGLISADPASAIHFVKRVTTTKPQALNKEEIHALLRAAGLSTHGLSIRNYAIVQLMIQAGLRVAEVKNLILRDVVIRERSGFVTIVDGKGRKHREVPLNSVARRALTSYLETRDAIAADDSLFTTKRGVSGTVRALQQLITGLAIRANITRINVTAHTLRHTFAVQFLQANPGCLVELAMLMGHESIDTTAIYTRASKEKLAEHIERSGINIDAHHD; encoded by the coding sequence ATGAATCATGATGACTTGCTCAATGAATTTAGAACTGCACTAGAAAAGCAGGATTTGTCTCCTGCCTCAATTACCAGTTATCTTCAAGGAATAAAAGTATTCACTACATGGGTATTGGATTTTTATCAACAAGATGTTGGTCTTATTGAAGTGACATCCAATGATCTCCGTGCTTATCGAGAATATATCTCCAAAGTACTTCGACGTAAACCTGCTACCATTAACCATCACATTCAGGTATTAAAACGATTTTATGCTTGGGCTTTGCAGGCCGGACTGATTTCTGCTGATCCAGCATCAGCCATTCATTTTGTGAAGCGAGTAACGACCACTAAACCACAAGCATTAAACAAAGAAGAAATTCATGCTTTGTTACGAGCGGCTGGCCTTTCCACTCATGGCCTTTCAATAAGAAATTATGCCATTGTGCAACTCATGATACAAGCCGGTTTAAGAGTGGCAGAAGTAAAAAATTTAATACTCAGAGACGTTGTTATTAGAGAACGTTCTGGCTTTGTCACTATTGTTGATGGGAAAGGTAGAAAGCACAGAGAGGTTCCATTAAATTCAGTTGCACGCAGGGCATTAACCAGCTACTTAGAAACACGGGATGCTATTGCAGCTGATGATTCATTATTTACTACTAAGCGCGGAGTTTCAGGAACAGTCAGAGCCTTACAACAGCTGATTACCGGGCTCGCCATCCGGGCTAATATTACACGAATTAACGTCACGGCCCACACGTTGCGTCATACCTTTGCGGTTCAGTTTTTGCAGGCTAATCCAGGATGTCTTGTTGAATTAGCCATGTTAATGGGGCATGAATCTATTGACACTACAGCCATTTACACGAGAGCATCAAAAGAAAAATTAGCAGAGCATATCGAACGTTCAGGGATAAATATCGATGCACACCACGATTGA
- a CDS encoding ATP-binding protein, with translation MPKPLIAAIHVNSMLIITTNRKIEGWMELFYDPVMANAALDRIVNKAYRIVLDGESYRKKFIPKFNLVDDK, from the coding sequence TTGCCGAAACCCCTAATAGCAGCTATCCATGTAAACTCTATGCTAATTATAACTACTAACCGTAAAATAGAAGGATGGATGGAGCTATTTTATGATCCGGTTATGGCAAACGCAGCATTAGATCGTATCGTAAATAAAGCTTATCGAATTGTTCTTGATGGGGAGTCATACAGGAAAAAATTTATACCGAAATTTAATTTAGTAGATGACAAGTGA
- a CDS encoding Tn3 family transposase has protein sequence MPERSLLDILTNGHHHTGWAYEFGPITGTEAKLENAIEKYILTNFCYGTGLGPTQTAKHVRFEIEPRTLSRINKKHFTLNSLTKAITRVVNCLNEFQLLRAWGTGQRVAVDGTLEEIHDDNMIAEQHIRYGKKGGIAYRHIADNYIALFSTFIRCGVWEAIHIIDGLLKNASEVQPNIVHSDTQGQSLPVFAFAYLLGIQLMPRIRNWKDLNLYRVDKKTKYINIDSMFCEAEIDWELLEKHWKDLMQVIISVKLGGVSSSFILSKLNSYNNQNRLYKAFQELGKVIRTIFLLDYVSNKELRQTITATTNKIESYHTLEDWIRFGSRYLVASNDPDEMEKAVKHNDLIANCIMLQNVIDISDVCHALIQEGYTITAEDLSHMSPYITEQIKRFGEYVLDLARRPANLYLTRDRTLFKIDSEVAEVA, from the coding sequence TTGCCAGAAAGAAGCTTGCTGGATATTTTAACAAATGGTCATCACCACACAGGCTGGGCATATGAATTTGGTCCAATTACCGGCACAGAAGCGAAATTAGAGAATGCCATTGAAAAATATATTCTAACCAATTTCTGTTATGGCACTGGACTTGGTCCTACCCAAACAGCCAAGCATGTACGATTTGAAATTGAGCCACGTACTTTATCAAGGATTAATAAAAAACATTTTACATTGAACTCATTAACCAAAGCGATTACAAGAGTGGTCAATTGTTTAAATGAGTTTCAGTTATTACGGGCTTGGGGTACTGGCCAGCGCGTTGCAGTTGATGGAACACTTGAAGAAATACACGATGATAATATGATTGCAGAACAACATATCCGCTACGGAAAGAAAGGTGGCATAGCCTACAGGCATATAGCTGATAATTACATTGCTTTATTTTCAACATTTATTCGATGTGGGGTATGGGAAGCCATACACATTATCGATGGTTTACTAAAAAATGCTTCAGAGGTGCAACCAAATATTGTCCACTCAGATACTCAAGGGCAGTCCTTACCAGTCTTTGCTTTTGCTTATTTACTTGGAATTCAGTTAATGCCGAGGATCCGCAATTGGAAAGATTTGAACCTGTATCGAGTTGATAAAAAAACAAAATATATCAATATTGATTCGATGTTTTGTGAGGCTGAAATTGACTGGGAGCTTTTAGAAAAACATTGGAAGGACTTAATGCAGGTCATCATCTCAGTAAAATTAGGAGGAGTATCTTCTTCCTTTATACTGTCCAAGCTTAATTCATACAACAATCAAAATAGGCTGTATAAAGCATTTCAAGAGCTAGGCAAAGTGATTCGTACGATTTTCTTGCTTGATTATGTGTCCAATAAAGAGTTAAGACAAACAATCACAGCAACGACAAATAAAATAGAGTCCTACCATACGCTCGAGGACTGGATTAGATTTGGCTCAAGATATTTAGTGGCATCAAACGATCCTGATGAGATGGAAAAAGCCGTTAAGCATAATGATTTAATCGCCAATTGCATTATGCTGCAAAATGTAATTGATATCTCTGATGTATGTCACGCTTTAATACAGGAGGGTTATACAATTACAGCAGAAGATCTGAGTCATATGAGTCCATACATAACCGAACAAATTAAGCGCTTTGGTGAGTATGTTCTGGATTTAGCGCGTCGCCCCGCAAATCTGTACCTAACAAGGGATAGAACTCTATTTAAAATAGATAGTGAAGTGGCGGAAGTTGCATAA
- a CDS encoding type II toxin-antitoxin system RelB/DinJ family antitoxin yields MTANAVVRARIDGHIKEEASAVLASMGLTVSDAFRLLLTRVASEKALPFEPLVPNQKTIEAMKEARRGKLRSFKSIDSLMDDLNAGD; encoded by the coding sequence ATGACTGCAAATGCGGTTGTTCGAGCTAGAATCGATGGGCATATTAAAGAAGAGGCTTCTGCTGTGTTGGCCTCAATGGGGTTAACGGTATCTGATGCATTTCGTCTCTTATTGACACGTGTGGCGAGTGAAAAGGCTTTACCATTTGAACCTCTAGTACCCAATCAAAAAACAATTGAGGCTATGAAAGAGGCTCGAAGAGGTAAGTTACGCTCATTCAAAAGTATTGATTCTCTAATGGATGATTTAAATGCGGGGGATTGA
- a CDS encoding type II toxin-antitoxin system YafQ family toxin produces the protein MRGIEKTTQFKKDYKREKKGKYREVLETLFVKVLVALANDNELAEKHRDHALTNNWSDHRDCHIKPDLILIYRKPDINTLQLVRLGSHSELGI, from the coding sequence ATGCGGGGGATTGAAAAAACCACTCAATTTAAAAAAGACTACAAACGTGAAAAGAAGGGAAAATATAGAGAGGTTTTAGAAACTCTCTTTGTTAAGGTGTTGGTAGCTCTTGCAAATGATAATGAATTAGCAGAAAAGCACCGCGACCATGCTCTTACTAATAACTGGAGTGATCATCGTGACTGCCACATTAAGCCTGATTTAATTCTTATCTATAGAAAACCAGATATAAATACGTTGCAACTAGTTCGACTTGGTTCGCATAGTGAACTTGGTATTTAG
- a CDS encoding YpsA SLOG family protein has product MSLSSSDEDNLSKCIEWIKEYDIRTLNVAGPRESSSEGIYKESYNFLLSLLPELLSINKLCM; this is encoded by the coding sequence ATTAGTTTGTCATCATCAGACGAAGATAATCTATCTAAATGTATTGAATGGATTAAGGAGTATGATATTCGTACATTAAATGTGGCGGGTCCTCGTGAATCTAGTTCTGAAGGTATTTATAAAGAAAGTTATAATTTTCTTCTTAGTCTATTACCTGAATTACTTTCTATCAATAAGTTATGTATGTAA
- a CDS encoding ParA family protein, translated as MEQISWTNSDIRKLFKMDNRFKSVQTLYNAEDRGEIPIAKREARGKVSTRVWELEQLPEIGKRFGFLKPPAQQKRLCKYMQKGGVYKTTSSYNEARTLALNGINTILIGLDPECSVSDIIIPQQELNRLDDFEQGKGLFHFFVENTPLEEIIRPTSLPTLDFIPETHDLVKLNKWMSFEKRREYIFQDKLIPLLSKYDVIIFDNSPTWNHLVENSILVSSSVVMPLGCSLLAYNASSTNMQNIWDFQDVMKLTDQGIIMFSTALERSSLSQQINATYLSRYVDYMITTPIRKSVKWEEALMSKQTILEYALGSSQAEEYYHLISELWGRVNNNEINFVDLLLTNELEAI; from the coding sequence ATGGAACAAATAAGCTGGACTAACTCGGACATACGTAAATTATTTAAAATGGATAATCGTTTTAAATCTGTTCAGACATTATATAATGCTGAAGATCGAGGCGAAATACCAATAGCAAAAAGAGAGGCCAGGGGGAAAGTTTCAACTAGAGTATGGGAATTAGAACAACTACCTGAAATCGGAAAAAGATTTGGGTTTTTGAAGCCACCGGCACAACAAAAAAGATTATGTAAGTATATGCAAAAAGGAGGGGTGTATAAAACGACTTCCAGCTATAATGAGGCACGTACTTTAGCACTTAATGGTATAAATACTATATTAATAGGATTAGATCCTGAGTGTTCTGTTTCAGATATAATAATTCCTCAACAAGAGCTTAATAGGCTTGATGATTTTGAACAAGGAAAAGGCTTATTTCATTTTTTTGTTGAAAATACACCCTTAGAAGAAATCATTCGCCCCACGTCATTACCCACCCTCGACTTTATACCTGAAACACACGATTTAGTTAAGTTAAATAAATGGATGTCTTTTGAAAAACGTCGTGAATATATCTTCCAAGATAAATTAATACCGCTCCTCTCTAAATATGATGTCATCATCTTTGATAACAGCCCCACATGGAATCATCTCGTAGAAAATTCCATTTTGGTTTCATCATCAGTTGTTATGCCATTAGGATGCAGCCTTCTTGCGTATAATGCTTCTTCGACTAATATGCAAAACATTTGGGACTTTCAAGATGTTATGAAGCTAACAGACCAAGGAATAATCATGTTTAGCACTGCACTTGAAAGAAGCTCGCTTAGTCAACAAATAAATGCAACGTATCTGAGTCGTTATGTAGACTATATGATTACTACACCAATACGCAAATCTGTTAAATGGGAAGAAGCTCTAATGTCTAAACAAACCATATTAGAATACGCTCTTGGCTCCTCTCAGGCAGAAGAATACTACCATCTGATATCTGAATTATGGGGTAGAGTTAATAATAACGAAATTAACTTCGTAGATCTTTTGCTAACTAACGAGCTAGAGGCTATCTGA